From a single Methanofollis sp. W23 genomic region:
- a CDS encoding PAS domain S-box protein yields the protein METIQKGVSILIVGKSPRPRTEETQVTIVPGPDEAFAELDRQRYEVVIAPIEETGTDFFEQVLRSETPPDLLIVPSEGDHSVVIETRSVGGMAGGTGEMVRAALEAHERRRAGEALKERERQLTTLMANLPGMVYRCRLEPTYTMEFVSDGSKEVLGYAPEDLVMNRRVSYGDLIREEDRDYVWEDIQSAVQRGTAFRVTYRVTTADGSERWVWEQGRGVLGPDGSLVALEGFITDITARVTAEEELRWREVVQKAILDNIPDYAWLKDRDSRYITVNRAFEELVGKKREEIVGRTDTEVWPAHLAERYREEDQEVMVSGARRFLVEPLTRPDGLEAWVETVKTPITGPDGAVIGTTGIARDVTTRMAMEDTLRRSEEKYRVFLENFQGIAFRAKPDLSPAHIFGDVEGITGYTPEIFLSGEADWREIVHPDDREMFNAFVADLIERQGAGTLDFRIRKKDGSVGWIHEQIQTIQDPEGETKILQGSLYDITARKVAEEKAQDLAKFPEESPEPILRVRADGTVLYANPASRPLMDLWGIREGGMVPEDLWTFVRETFTAGEGRRQDFQVDGADYSITCVPVLEGGYMNLYGTEITERKAMETTVHEANRKLNLLNSVLRHDLLNQLTVLQGYLELARQSGEGGEYLDQIVGASERIRRQVDFTRDYQELGVKGPVWQGVREEIEQAFASLSPADLALKVEVPSDFEVLADPLLERVFYNLVDNSIRHGKGAKTAHVRLVPAGDEVMIVYEDDGVGIPERQKEQVFRYGAGHGTGLGLFLSREVLALTGLTITETGREGEGVRFEIKVPVGRFWSHEEA from the coding sequence ATGGAGACGATACAGAAAGGGGTTAGCATCCTGATCGTCGGGAAGAGCCCCAGGCCCCGGACAGAGGAGACTCAGGTCACGATTGTCCCCGGACCTGACGAGGCGTTTGCCGAACTTGACCGGCAACGCTACGAGGTCGTCATCGCCCCGATCGAGGAGACCGGGACAGACTTTTTTGAGCAGGTGCTCAGGAGCGAAACCCCGCCCGACCTCCTGATCGTCCCGTCTGAAGGCGACCACTCGGTGGTCATTGAGACGCGATCGGTCGGCGGGATGGCGGGGGGGACCGGCGAGATGGTGCGGGCAGCGCTGGAAGCCCATGAACGGCGCCGCGCCGGCGAGGCCCTCAAAGAGCGGGAACGCCAGCTCACCACCCTGATGGCCAACCTGCCAGGCATGGTCTACCGGTGCAGACTTGAACCCACGTACACGATGGAGTTCGTGAGCGACGGGAGCAAGGAGGTGCTTGGGTACGCCCCTGAAGACCTGGTGATGAACAGGCGGGTCTCGTACGGCGACCTGATCAGGGAGGAGGACCGCGACTATGTCTGGGAGGATATCCAGTCGGCGGTGCAGCGGGGGACGGCCTTCAGGGTGACATACCGCGTCACGACCGCCGACGGGAGCGAACGCTGGGTCTGGGAACAGGGCCGGGGGGTGCTCGGGCCCGACGGTTCGCTCGTTGCCCTTGAAGGTTTCATCACCGACATCACCGCACGGGTGACGGCCGAAGAGGAACTTCGCTGGCGAGAGGTGGTGCAGAAGGCGATCCTGGACAACATCCCTGATTATGCCTGGCTCAAGGACCGGGATAGCCGCTACATCACAGTGAACCGGGCGTTCGAGGAACTTGTCGGGAAGAAGCGTGAGGAGATCGTCGGGCGTACCGACACTGAGGTCTGGCCGGCGCACCTGGCCGAGCGGTATCGCGAGGAGGACCAGGAGGTGATGGTCTCGGGGGCACGACGGTTCCTGGTGGAACCCCTGACCAGGCCAGACGGGCTTGAGGCATGGGTCGAGACGGTGAAGACCCCGATCACCGGGCCCGACGGCGCGGTGATCGGGACCACCGGGATCGCGCGGGATGTCACCACGCGGATGGCGATGGAAGACACACTCAGGCGGAGCGAGGAGAAGTACCGCGTCTTCCTGGAGAACTTCCAGGGGATCGCCTTCAGGGCGAAACCCGACCTCAGTCCAGCCCATATCTTCGGGGACGTCGAGGGGATCACCGGGTATACCCCCGAAATCTTCCTCTCAGGTGAGGCGGACTGGCGCGAGATCGTCCACCCAGACGACCGGGAGATGTTCAACGCATTTGTTGCCGACCTCATCGAGAGGCAGGGGGCAGGAACCCTTGACTTCAGGATCAGGAAGAAAGATGGGAGTGTGGGATGGATCCACGAACAGATCCAGACGATCCAGGATCCCGAAGGAGAGACGAAAATTCTTCAGGGTTCTCTCTACGACATCACCGCCCGAAAAGTGGCTGAAGAAAAGGCACAGGACCTGGCAAAGTTCCCTGAAGAGTCACCCGAACCCATCCTCAGGGTGCGGGCCGACGGGACGGTGCTCTATGCAAACCCGGCAAGTCGACCGCTCATGGACCTCTGGGGGATCAGGGAAGGCGGCATGGTGCCAGAAGATCTCTGGACTTTTGTCAGGGAGACGTTCACTGCCGGGGAGGGAAGGCGCCAGGACTTCCAGGTCGACGGTGCCGACTACTCAATCACCTGCGTCCCGGTCCTTGAAGGAGGCTACATGAACCTGTACGGGACCGAGATCACCGAACGCAAGGCGATGGAGACCACGGTCCATGAGGCAAACCGGAAACTCAACCTCCTCAACTCGGTCCTCCGCCACGACCTCCTCAACCAGCTCACGGTCCTCCAGGGCTACCTCGAACTTGCTCGCCAGAGTGGGGAGGGCGGGGAGTACCTGGACCAGATCGTCGGGGCTTCGGAACGGATCAGGCGGCAGGTCGATTTCACCCGCGATTACCAGGAACTCGGGGTGAAGGGCCCGGTCTGGCAGGGGGTGAGGGAGGAGATCGAGCAGGCCTTTGCCTCACTCTCGCCCGCCGACCTCGCCCTCAAGGTCGAGGTCCCGTCCGATTTCGAGGTGCTCGCCGACCCTCTGCTGGAACGGGTCTTTTACAACCTGGTGGACAACTCGATCCGCCACGGGAAGGGGGCGAAGACGGCCCATGTCAGACTCGTGCCTGCAGGTGACGAGGTCATGATCGTCTACGAGGACGACGGCGTCGGGATCCCTGAGAGGCAGAAAGAGCAGGTCTTCAGGTATGGGGCCGGACACGGTACCGGCCTGGGGCTTTTCCTTTCGCGCGAGGTTCTCGCCCTCACCGGGCTTACTATCACCGAGACCGGGCGGGAAGGCGAAGGGGTGCGTTTCGAGATCAAGGTCCCTGTAGGGCGGTTCTGGTCCCATGAGGAGGCCTGA
- a CDS encoding peroxiredoxin, with protein MEEIHSLPILGEEAPDFEALTTHGPLKLSDLRGKWVVLFSHPADFTPVCTTEFIGLAEANDELQRLNVQLIGLSIDSVHSHLAWVRNIKEKMGVTIPFPVIADLDMGVARKFGMIHPGQSSTATVRTVFFIDPDGMMRAMIYYPLSNGRYIPEIVRLVKALQTSDRHGVATPANWQPGEKVVVPPPKTAKAMEEREKEGYDCKDWYLCFKEI; from the coding sequence ATGGAGGAGATACACTCCCTCCCCATCCTAGGGGAGGAAGCGCCTGACTTTGAGGCCCTGACCACTCATGGCCCGCTCAAACTCTCGGACCTGCGTGGCAAGTGGGTCGTGCTCTTCTCGCACCCGGCCGACTTCACGCCGGTCTGCACCACCGAGTTCATCGGCCTCGCAGAGGCGAACGACGAACTCCAGCGCCTCAACGTCCAGTTGATCGGGCTCTCCATCGACAGTGTCCACTCCCACCTTGCGTGGGTCAGGAACATCAAGGAGAAGATGGGAGTGACGATCCCCTTCCCGGTCATCGCCGATCTGGACATGGGAGTCGCACGAAAGTTCGGGATGATCCATCCAGGCCAGAGCAGCACGGCAACGGTGCGGACAGTCTTTTTCATTGACCCCGACGGGATGATGCGGGCGATGATTTACTACCCGCTCAGCAATGGGCGGTATATCCCCGAGATTGTCAGACTGGTCAAGGCCCTCCAGACCTCAGACCGGCACGGGGTGGCGACGCCGGCAAACTGGCAGCCAGGCGAGAAGGTCGTGGTACCTCCGCCGAAGACCGCGAAAGCGATGGAAGAACGGGAGAAAGAGGGGTACGACTGCAAGGACTGGTACCTCTGTTTCAAGGAGATCTGA
- a CDS encoding carboxymuconolactone decarboxylase family protein yields the protein MEQKLKDLEEKIGKVPKIFAELKEMEPDLYEKVMGLDQMVWADGALSKQTKKVLAIAIAASLRDRHAVRAQMAGAKSLGVKKEAIEEGLRVAFLLAGMPAYVYGKAALEEFMD from the coding sequence ATGGAGCAGAAACTGAAAGACCTGGAAGAGAAGATCGGCAAGGTGCCGAAGATCTTTGCTGAACTCAAGGAGATGGAACCCGACCTCTATGAGAAGGTGATGGGCCTGGACCAGATGGTCTGGGCCGACGGGGCGCTCTCCAAACAGACGAAAAAAGTGCTTGCAATTGCGATCGCCGCGTCGCTCCGCGACCGACACGCGGTTCGTGCCCAGATGGCCGGGGCAAAGAGTTTGGGCGTGAAGAAGGAGGCGATTGAGGAGGGACTGCGGGTCGCTTTCCTCCTGGCCGGGATGCCAGCTTATGTCTATGGGAAGGCGGCACTCGAGGAGTTCATGGACTGA
- a CDS encoding desulfoferrodoxin FeS4 iron-binding domain-containing protein: MANVKEVGQVFLCEICGNVVEVKEVGGGELVCCGEPMVLQE, encoded by the coding sequence TTGGCCAATGTCAAAGAAGTGGGGCAGGTCTTTCTCTGTGAGATCTGCGGGAACGTAGTCGAAGTCAAAGAAGTAGGAGGAGGAGAACTGGTCTGCTGCGGCGAACCGATGGTCCTCCAGGAGTGA
- a CDS encoding flavodoxin family protein, which produces MPGKIIALLGSPVRRGNTAYLFQKAVEGAEEEGCEVEKVMVPFLNFQPCMEIFHCMAHEDCQMQDDLTPYYQKFREMDGLIIATPIMTMGIPGKLKSFMDRFQVFYMAKYMRHHSFISPEHRARRKTLFICISGMDLPDNFDGALQTTRAFCEIVDCPYWDGVFQRDMDHVRDIRTRPEVVEAAYEKGKELCRLVRRED; this is translated from the coding sequence ATGCCTGGAAAGATCATCGCTCTCCTGGGAAGTCCGGTGCGGCGGGGGAACACTGCATATCTCTTCCAAAAAGCGGTGGAAGGAGCCGAGGAGGAGGGGTGCGAGGTCGAGAAGGTGATGGTTCCCTTCCTCAATTTTCAGCCCTGCATGGAGATCTTCCACTGTATGGCCCATGAGGACTGCCAGATGCAGGATGATCTCACGCCATATTACCAGAAGTTCAGGGAGATGGACGGCCTGATCATCGCCACGCCGATCATGACGATGGGCATTCCTGGCAAACTCAAGTCGTTCATGGACCGGTTCCAGGTCTTTTATATGGCAAAATATATGCGGCACCACTCGTTCATCTCGCCAGAGCACCGGGCACGGAGGAAGACGCTCTTCATCTGCATATCAGGGATGGACCTGCCCGACAACTTCGACGGGGCCCTCCAGACGACGCGGGCCTTTTGCGAGATCGTCGACTGTCCGTACTGGGATGGGGTCTTCCAGCGGGACATGGACCATGTCAGGGACATCAGGACGCGCCCGGAGGTGGTCGAGGCGGCGTACGAGAAGGGAAAAGAACTTTGCCGCCTGGTCAGGAGAGAGGACTGA
- a CDS encoding cation diffusion facilitator family transporter yields the protein MQYVRARRVLWLILIANITVALAKAVFGLLAGSMSMVADALHSTFDSVSNIIGIAAMTIAAIPPDQNHPYGHAKFETMGTLVVGGLLLLTAYWVITEGLTRITTGAVPEITLLTIGVMTATIVINILVARYERRAGKELGSSFLIADSKHTQSDILVSLSVLAGFGFVCLGYPLADPLIALAIGAIIGKMGLSILKDAGMILTDAATVNCEDAVKKAVTAITGVQGYHRFRCRGGAGDLRADIHVTVDPRMSVQTSHALTIEIEAAIIAAVPGMKEVIVHIEPGEEEDREVSPLS from the coding sequence ATGCAGTACGTGCGGGCCAGGCGGGTGCTCTGGCTCATCCTCATCGCCAACATCACCGTCGCCCTGGCCAAGGCGGTCTTCGGCCTCCTTGCCGGGTCGATGTCCATGGTCGCCGACGCCCTCCACTCGACCTTTGACTCGGTCTCCAACATCATCGGGATCGCCGCCATGACCATCGCCGCCATCCCGCCCGACCAGAACCACCCCTATGGTCATGCCAAGTTCGAGACGATGGGTACCCTGGTCGTCGGCGGCCTCCTTCTCCTCACCGCCTACTGGGTGATCACCGAAGGACTGACCAGGATCACCACCGGGGCCGTCCCCGAGATCACCCTCCTCACCATCGGCGTCATGACGGCGACGATCGTGATCAACATCCTCGTCGCCCGGTACGAACGCCGGGCTGGTAAAGAACTGGGGAGCAGTTTTCTCATCGCTGACTCTAAACACACCCAGAGCGACATCCTCGTCTCACTCTCGGTCCTGGCCGGGTTCGGGTTTGTCTGTCTGGGCTACCCACTCGCCGACCCCCTCATCGCCCTGGCCATCGGGGCCATCATCGGGAAGATGGGGCTCTCCATCCTCAAGGACGCCGGGATGATCCTCACCGACGCCGCTACCGTCAACTGCGAGGATGCAGTGAAGAAGGCCGTGACCGCCATCACCGGTGTCCAGGGCTACCACCGCTTCAGGTGCCGGGGCGGTGCTGGCGACCTCCGTGCCGACATCCACGTCACCGTCGACCCCAGGATGAGCGTGCAGACCTCGCACGCCCTCACCATTGAGATCGAGGCGGCGATCATCGCCGCGGTGCCAGGCATGAAAGAGGTGATCGTGCACATCGAACCAGGCGAGGAAGAGGACAGGGAGGTCAGTCCTCTCTCCTGA
- the radC gene encoding DNA repair protein RadC produces the protein MKRISEVPALDRPREKIAARGPEALTDRELIAAIIGSGGPGHDVLEVARAIEGTLPLSDVPAYADLLAIPGVGAAKASQITAAFELARRRLVPDDIRITRPEDVLPLVRHIAERKQEYFVCLSLNGAGEVVGNRVVTKGLLNYSPVHPREVFADVITDRAASVVFVHNHPSGSPEPSREDIAITRQLLDAAGILGIRVLDHIILTKKTHLSMRERGLL, from the coding sequence ATGAAACGGATCTCCGAGGTTCCGGCCCTCGACCGGCCCAGGGAGAAGATCGCCGCCAGAGGCCCTGAGGCTCTCACCGACCGGGAACTCATCGCCGCGATCATCGGAAGCGGTGGCCCTGGCCATGACGTCCTTGAGGTCGCACGGGCGATCGAAGGGACTCTCCCCCTCAGCGATGTCCCGGCCTACGCCGACCTCCTTGCCATCCCCGGCGTCGGCGCCGCCAAGGCCTCCCAGATCACTGCCGCCTTCGAACTGGCCAGAAGGCGACTCGTCCCGGATGATATCAGGATCACGAGGCCCGAAGACGTCCTCCCGCTCGTCCGCCACATCGCCGAACGAAAACAGGAATATTTTGTCTGTCTCTCTCTCAACGGCGCCGGGGAGGTCGTCGGCAACCGCGTCGTCACCAAAGGCCTCCTCAACTACAGCCCAGTCCACCCTCGTGAGGTCTTTGCCGACGTCATCACCGACCGCGCCGCCTCGGTGGTCTTCGTCCACAACCACCCCTCGGGATCGCCGGAACCCAGCCGCGAGGACATCGCCATCACCAGGCAACTTCTCGACGCCGCCGGGATCCTCGGGATCCGGGTCCTCGACCATATCATCCTCACGAAAAAAACCCACCTTTCGATGCGTGAGCGCGGCCTCCTGTAA
- a CDS encoding rubrerythrin family protein, whose amino-acid sequence MATMENLKDAFAGESQANRKYQSFSEKADEEGFPNVARLYRAASRAEAIHARRELSVMGGVKSTAENLEGSIEGETEEFTEMYPGFIEEAKQEGNTEAVVIFTHAMKAEQVHAGLYTRALEALRGGKDFEGAEVFLCPVCGNIEIGKPPERCPICGVPGAKFMKVE is encoded by the coding sequence ATGGCAACGATGGAGAACCTTAAGGACGCCTTTGCCGGGGAGTCGCAGGCGAACAGGAAGTATCAGTCTTTCTCTGAGAAGGCAGACGAAGAAGGGTTTCCGAATGTCGCACGTCTCTATCGTGCGGCGTCCAGGGCCGAGGCGATCCATGCCCGTCGCGAACTCAGCGTGATGGGCGGGGTGAAGAGCACGGCCGAGAACCTGGAAGGGAGCATTGAAGGGGAGACCGAGGAGTTCACCGAGATGTACCCCGGCTTCATCGAGGAGGCGAAGCAGGAGGGGAACACCGAGGCCGTGGTCATCTTCACTCATGCGATGAAGGCCGAACAGGTGCATGCCGGGCTGTACACCAGGGCCCTGGAGGCGTTGCGGGGCGGCAAGGACTTCGAGGGCGCCGAGGTTTTTCTCTGCCCGGTCTGTGGGAATATCGAGATTGGCAAACCCCCTGAGCGCTGCCCGATCTGCGGAGTGCCTGGTGCGAAGTTTATGAAGGTGGAGTGA
- a CDS encoding hybrid sensor histidine kinase/response regulator: protein MFDPDDRVKDHMKDALGYDDTLPVVIHHSVDEALEYLATTPCYAIFAQYQVPDTNSLAFFRTVRARHPDIPFIFFAGTAADEVSEGIVSGADLFLPTVGDGSALEPVVRCLAAQRQTVRHLGMARIALERAGDLVFWLDAEGRFVYINETASALLGYSREEFATMTLADIDPGFPKERWPEAWKGMKLRRRVSQESSHLTKAGKTIPLEISGEYLHFDGTEYLCAIARDISDHKQAVSAVREANRKLNLLSGITRHDILNQVTALSGYLHLLGRELEGEDNPAVQKYLGRCQTAAETIQRQISFTRDYEELGVHGAVWQSVDEVVRHAAATVLPGHLDFSVETGGLEVYADPMLEKVFFNLLENSVRHGGGVTMVRVGFSGDERGGVIVVEDNGVGVPDGEKASIFEVRFGRKAGGFGLFLVQSILGITGMTIAETGREGEGARFEIRVPPGGCRVHPEEEGMSSPDP from the coding sequence GTGTTTGATCCAGATGACCGGGTTAAGGACCATATGAAGGACGCCCTCGGGTACGACGATACGCTCCCGGTCGTGATCCATCATTCGGTGGACGAAGCCCTTGAATATCTTGCAACCACTCCTTGTTACGCGATATTTGCACAGTATCAGGTGCCGGATACCAACAGCCTCGCCTTCTTCAGGACGGTGCGGGCCCGGCACCCAGATATTCCTTTTATCTTCTTTGCCGGGACGGCGGCGGATGAGGTCTCGGAGGGGATCGTCTCAGGGGCCGACCTATTCCTCCCGACCGTCGGCGATGGTTCTGCGCTTGAACCCGTTGTCCGTTGCCTTGCGGCACAGCGGCAGACAGTGCGCCACCTCGGCATGGCGCGGATCGCTCTTGAACGCGCCGGTGATCTGGTCTTCTGGCTGGATGCCGAGGGGAGGTTTGTCTATATCAACGAGACTGCCTCGGCTCTTCTGGGCTACTCACGCGAGGAGTTTGCAACGATGACGCTTGCCGATATTGATCCTGGTTTTCCGAAAGAGCGATGGCCCGAAGCCTGGAAGGGGATGAAATTGCGTCGGCGTGTATCCCAGGAGTCTTCACACCTGACGAAGGCGGGGAAGACGATCCCCCTGGAGATCAGTGGGGAATATCTTCATTTTGACGGCACGGAATATCTCTGCGCGATCGCCCGGGATATCTCTGACCACAAGCAGGCGGTGTCGGCGGTGCGGGAGGCGAACAGGAAACTCAATCTCCTTTCTGGCATCACGCGCCACGACATCCTCAATCAGGTCACCGCCCTTTCCGGCTACCTTCATCTTCTTGGCCGCGAGTTGGAGGGGGAGGACAACCCGGCGGTGCAGAAGTATCTTGGACGGTGTCAGACGGCTGCAGAGACGATCCAGCGCCAGATATCGTTTACCCGTGACTATGAAGAACTGGGCGTGCACGGGGCGGTGTGGCAGTCGGTGGACGAGGTGGTGCGGCATGCGGCGGCCACAGTCCTGCCAGGACATCTTGACTTCAGTGTTGAGACAGGGGGGCTGGAAGTCTATGCCGACCCGATGCTGGAGAAGGTCTTCTTCAACCTCCTGGAGAATTCTGTCCGTCACGGGGGTGGCGTGACCATGGTGAGGGTTGGGTTCTCAGGGGATGAGCGCGGCGGGGTCATCGTCGTAGAGGACAACGGTGTCGGTGTCCCTGACGGCGAGAAAGCTTCGATCTTTGAGGTAAGGTTTGGCAGGAAGGCCGGGGGGTTCGGGCTTTTTCTGGTGCAGTCGATCCTGGGCATCACCGGGATGACGATCGCCGAGACCGGGCGGGAAGGCGAGGGGGCGCGCTTTGAGATCAGGGTGCCGCCTGGGGGATGCCGGGTTCATCCTGAAGAAGAGGGAATGAGTTCTCCAGATCCCTGA
- a CDS encoding HD domain-containing protein, translating into MTGSRTVASIIPASQYPSTMQGMDDEMDRMRAYVETALGASGSHGYDHILRVTRLCQVIGRVEGADMRVLIPAALFHDVARPLEEKRGLRHEEEGARVADAYLKGVHYDPALILAIAHAIRTHRYRSRATPETLEAKILSDADKLDAIGAVGIARTFLRAGEHGEGIQDAMGHIEEKLLKLKDLMYTGGARQIAEERHAFLIRFVENMEGEMGGDLE; encoded by the coding sequence ATGACCGGGTCCAGGACCGTCGCCTCTATCATCCCGGCCTCCCAATATCCTTCCACAATGCAGGGCATGGACGACGAGATGGACCGGATGCGAGCATATGTGGAGACCGCTCTCGGGGCCTCGGGGTCCCACGGCTATGACCATATCCTCAGGGTCACCCGCCTCTGCCAGGTGATCGGCCGGGTCGAGGGTGCCGACATGCGGGTGCTCATCCCGGCGGCGCTCTTCCATGACGTCGCCCGCCCCCTGGAGGAGAAGCGCGGGCTTCGTCATGAGGAAGAGGGGGCTCGGGTCGCGGATGCCTATCTCAAGGGCGTCCACTATGATCCCGCTCTTATCCTGGCAATCGCCCATGCCATCCGCACCCACCGCTACCGCTCCCGCGCCACGCCCGAGACCCTGGAGGCAAAGATCCTCTCCGACGCCGACAAACTCGACGCAATCGGGGCGGTCGGTATTGCCCGGACCTTTTTGCGGGCAGGAGAGCACGGCGAAGGGATCCAGGACGCCATGGGCCATATCGAGGAGAAACTCCTGAAACTGAAGGACTTGATGTACACCGGGGGGGCGAGACAGATCGCCGAAGAACGGCATGCGTTTCTCATCAGGTTTGTGGAGAATATGGAGGGGGAGATGGGGGGTGACCTGGAGTGA